CACGCTCAGCTGCGAGAGCTACACGATCGAGCTCAGCAACGGCGTCTACGACAGCCCCTGATCGAGCGCCCCGGCCTCCGAGACGCCCGAGAACCACGGTGCGCGCCGTGACCGCGGGTTCACGTCGCCGCGAGCCCGCAGCGCCGCCAGCTCCCGCCAGGGCGTCGTGGCACGGCGTTCGCTGTGCTCTCGCGCATGGTGCGCCGCCTCCTCTTCGCCCTCACCGCCTTCGGGCTCCTCGTCATCGCGGCGCCGGCCTCGACCCGCGCCGACACGGGGCACGTCGGCATGCTCGGCGGCGTCGCGGTCGTCGACGAGTCGGGCGAGACGCAGTGGCGGCCGCACGCGCGCACCGAGATCGGGTTCCGGCTCTGGGGCCCGTTCGAGCTGGGCGGCTTCCTGCAGCTGACGACGCTCGGGTTCCCCATGGAGATGGCCTCGTTCGGCGGCGGCCTCTTCGTGCAGCTCCGGCCCGACACCGCGCTCTTCGGGTTCGTGCCCTACCTGGAGGGGTCGGGGAGCCGGGTGACGCTCCCCGTCGCGGACGGGCGCGTGGACGCCTGGGGCGTGAGCGCGGGCGGAGGGCTCGGCTACGAGGTCGGCGCGGGCGTGGTGATCGAGGCGCGCGTCCTGCACCACTGGTACTTCGACCTGCCCGGCAACAGCCCCTCCGGGACGGGCGAAGTCGGGGTGGACGGCTGGAGCCTCACCGCCGGCGTCACGTACCGGATGCCGTGAGCCCCGCGGGCAGGACCGGCTCGAGCATCGCGTAGCCGTGCGCCCGCACCTGGTTGATGTGCGCGCCCTCGCAGGTCGCGTCGTGCACGCACTGGCGACAGCGGAGCGACTTGCTGCGGTAGTGCGCGAGGATGTAGCGCTTCGCGTAGCGGAAGATCTCGAGGCGTCCGTCCGGCCGGGTCATCGCCGCGTCGAACGTCTTCGGCGGCAGACGCGGCGCGCGACCGAGCACGCAGGCCGGCACCCCCTCGACCGGGACCTCGCCCGTGAAGCGCGCCGTGAAGCGCGAGAAGAAGGCCGGCAGATCGAGGTCGTGGTCGCTCGCCTCCGTGAGCCGCTCGTACGTAGGCTGCCGGAGCGCGAGCCGGGCGGGCACCGCGTCGAGCGCCTCGAGCCACGCGCCGGTCTCGCGGGTGAGCAGCACCTCGACCTCGAAGGGCGCGTCGATCGCGAGCAGCGCCTCGGCCTGAGCGACGGTCTTCGCGGTGGCCTTCACCACGGGGAGCGCGCTCTCGCCCAGCCCCGCGTAGTCGTCCAGCTCGAGCTCCAGCGCAGGCGCGTCGTAGCCCTCGAGCGCCGCGCGCGCGTCCTCCACGTCTGCCGCGATCACCCAGAAGCGCTCCACCCCGGCGCGCGCCGCGCGCTCGGCCAGCGGCAGGTGCTCGAGGGTGGCGCCGACGCCCCCGAGCACGGGCAAGCGGGCCTTGCCATCGCTCGGGCGCTCGCGCGCCTTCTTCGCAGACGCCGGGTCGCCGCCGTAGACCGGCCCGAGGCTCGCCTCCCAGCGGGTGTCGAGCCGCAGCCGCGAGAACGTGTGCGCGTGCTGGGTGTGCTGCGCGTCCTCGAGCACGTCGCAGAGCTGCTCGAGGTAGCAGTACTGGCAGCGGTCCGGGTCTCGACAGTCCAGCGGCTCGCCGCGCTCGAGCTGACGCTCGAACTCTTCTTTGCGGCCGCGGACCTCGTCGTTGAGCTTGTAGGGGTCCTGGATGAGGTGCTCGAAGCCCTCGAGGTGCGGCGGCGGGAAGCGGTTCAGCCAGACGTGCACGTCGGGGCGCGTCGAGAACTCGAGCGCCTGCCGCACGTAGGGCGCCGCCTCCTCGAGGTCGTAGAAGAGCACGTCGCGCCCGTCCCGGAAGGCGTTGCCGAAGGGGACCACCTGAAGGAGATCGAACTCGCGCACGCCCCAGCCGTAGAAGGTCTCGAGCATCTCGGGCAGCACCTTGACGTTGCCCCGGTTGATCACGATGTCGACGTTGACGATCGGCCGGCCGTCGTCGAGCGCGCGCCGGAGCCCCGCGCTCTCCTGCTCGAACGCGCCCTTCACGCCGACGAGCGCGTCGTGGATCCGCGCGTTGGGGCCGTGGAGCGAGAAGGTGATCTCCTGCAGGCCGGCCTCGAGGCATCGGTCGAGGAACTCCTGATAGGCGAAGAGCCGCCCGTTGGTGACCGTCTGGATCCGGCGGTAGCCCGCGAGGCGCCCGAGCTTGATGAAGTCCAGGTAGCGCGGGTGGATGGTGGGCTCGCCGCCCGAGAGGATCAGGCGCGTGGCGCCCTTGCGCCTTCCGTCCAGGATCTGCTGCTTGACCTCCTCGGCCGCGCGGTTCTCGCCGTCGTGCACGTCCATGTCGAGGCAGAAGATGCACTTGTTGTTGCAATCGTAGGTGAGGCGCACCCAGTTTCGCTTCTCGTGCGCCGCCGCCTCGTGTTGGGCGACCTTCCCCTCAGCGGCCGTCCCATCAGCGGCCGTCCCGTCGGCGGCCGCGTCACCGGCCCTCGCGTCGGCCACGCCGCTCGCGTGCACTTCTTCGGTGAGCATCGCGCGGATCGTATCGCGCCTCGATAGGCACTACCATGCTCGCGAATGAGTCACGTGCTCGTCGTGCATCCGCCCGTGACCATCGCGCGGGCCTTCATCGACTATCCGTACTTCGCGGATCTGGGCGCGGTGCAGCTCGCGGGCGCCCTGCGCGCGGGCTCCGACGTGACCCTGATCGACGCCTACGCGATGCCGCGGAGCACGCTCTTCTGGCGACGCGACGAGCGCGGTCACCTCGGCGCGCCCGTCGACGACGTGCTGCAGGCGGCGAGCGAGGCGGCCCCCTTCGACGCCGTGGTGGTCTGCGTCACGCCGTTTCACCGCCCGCCGCACCGCGACGACGTGCTCGCCGCGGTCCTGCGCGGGCTGCGCGCGATCGCGCCCGAGGCCTTCCTCCTGCTGGCCGACGCGTACCAGTCCGGCCAGCACTACGTGGAGAGCGACGCGGTGCTCGACGCCTACCCCGAGGCGGACGCGTGGGTGAAGTACGAGGGCGAGCGGACCGTGCCCGCGGTCATCGAGGCGCGCGCCGTCGGCGTGCACCGCGGGGCTCGGCCCGAGCTCGACGCCTTGCCGCTGCCGGCCTGGGATCTCGTGGACCTCGACGCCCACGACCGCTTCCGCGCCCGCGTGGTGGAGCGCTCCGGCCGCGCCGCGTTCCAGTTCCCCATCGACGGCCGCACCCTGCCCGCCGTCACCTCGCGCGGCTGCCCCTTCCGGTGCGCGCACTGCTCGTCCAACCCCGACCGCGTCGGCGACGAGCCCAAGACCCAGCGCCGCTTCTCCGAGGCCTCGCTGCGGGCGCGCGTCGCCCAGCTGGCGGAGCTCGGCGCCACCCGCGTCGCCTTCCTCGACGAGCTGATCAACGTGCGCGCGTCCCACTTCGACGCGGTGCTCGACGCCGTCGAGGCGCACGATCTCGCCTTCGAGGTCCCGAACGGATACCGCGCGGACTACCTGGGCCGCGCGCACCTCGCGCGCATGAAGGGGCGCGTCACCACCGTGAGCGTCAGCGCGGAGAGCGGCGACCAGCGGGTGCTCGACGAGATCGTGGGCAAGCAGCTCGACCTCGAGGACATCGCCCGCGTGGCCGAGGACGCGCACGCCGAGGGCGTGCCGCTGATGGTGCACTGGATCATCGGCATGCCCGGCGAGACCGCGGCGGAGGTGAACCGGACGCTCGAGATGGCGCTCGATCTCTACGATCGCTTCGGCGCCGAGCCGGCCGTGCAGTACGCCACGCCGCTGCCCGGGACGCGCCTCGCGGAGGGGCGCACCCTGCCCGTGGTGGACGACTGGGGGCCCTGCTTCCAGACGACGCCCACCCAGCCCGAGGCCCTCGACGCGGAGACGCTCGAGAAGTTCCGCTGGACCTTCGACAAGCGCCTCGCCGCCTCGCGGGGGCCCGAGAAGCTCATCGTCAACGTCACGTATACTTGCAACAACCACTGCACGTTCTGTGCGGTGGGCACGCGCACGCAGGTCGACGGGCACCCCACGCGCCAGCGCGAGTACCTCGACGCCTACCGCGAGCGCGGGGTGACGATGGTCGACTTCGACGGCGGCGAGCCGACGCTCAACCCGGAGCTGGTCCCGCTGATCAAGCACGCGCGCGCCGTCGGCTACGAGCGCGTCAACGTGACGACGAACGGCCGCCGCTGCGCCTACGACGCCTACGCCAAGGGGCTGGTGACCAGCGGCCTGACCACGCTGCTCTTCAGCGTGCACGGGCCCGACGCGCGCATTCACGCGCAGCAGGTCGGGGTCGCCGAGGCGTTCGCCCAGACCACCGAGGGCGTCCGCCGCTGCCTCGCGCACGCGCCCCCCGGCGTGGAGCTGGGCATGAACGTGACCATCACCAAGGGCAACCACGACAAGCAAGAAGAGATGACGCAGCTGGCGTGGGACCTCGGCCTGCGCTGGCTCAACGTGCAGTTCCTGACCCCGTTCGGGCGCGCCACCAAGTGGGTCGCGCCCGACACGCGGGCCGCGGCCGAGCGGACCATGCGGGTGATCGATCGCTGGAAGGACCGGATGAAGATCCAGGTCATCAACCTGCCCTTCTGCTTCATGCCCGGCTACGAGGCGCACCTCGAGGGCGACCTGGCGAAGCTCGGCCGGCACATGGTCTTCGTGAACAACGAGACGGTGAACCTCGCCGCCTACCTGGCCGAGCGGCGCACGCGCGAGCCCGTCTGCGAGGGCTGCGCGCACGCCTGCTTCTGCGGCGGCTTCTACCAGCTCGACGACGCCCCCGAGCCGCCCTGGCTGATCGCGCCCGAGGACCTGGTGCGCCCGATCCGGCCGGCCTGACGCGCCCGCCTTTCAAGGTTCGGGGAGGCCCGCCGTTGGCTCCTTTCGGGCCCATGACCGCCCCCGCACCGCCAGAGCCGTCGCTCGACGGCCGCCCCGCGCTCCGCGGGGCGATGCGCGCGCCGATCAGCCTCGGGGCGATCGGCTTCGTCGCGGCCGCGGCGGGGACCGGGTTCCTCGCCGCGACCCCCTGGCTCTGGCTCACCCTGGCCGGAGCGGCCGCGTTCGCCTCGTTCTGGGCTCCCCGGCGCGGCGCGCCCCTCGGCTTCGGTCTGACCGCGGCCCTCACGGCGATCGGCCTGGCCCTGGACGCGGACGACGTCACGGTGGCCCTCGCGCACGCGGCGCTCCTCGCGCTCCCGGTCCCCTACCTGGCGCGCTGGCAGCGCCGCCCCGATCGCTGGCTGCTCACCGGCGCCGCGACCGGGGGGCTCGCGTTCGTGTTCCTCTGGCGCGGCGACCTACCCTGGCTCGCCGGGCTGCCGCTCACCGCGGCGCTGGCGAGCGGCGTGCGCTTCGCGTTCCGGGTGGACCGGGAGGCGGCCGCGTACGACGCCGCCCTGGGCGCGGCCCAACGGCGGATCACGACCCTCGAGGAGGACGCGCTCGTGCTCGCGGAGGCCGCCGCGGGCGCGGCGCACGCCAAGGCCGAGTTCGTGGCCAACGTCAGCCACGAGGTGCGCACGCCGATGAACGCCGTGATGGGGATGACCGGGCTCCTGCTCGGTACGTCGCTGGACGCCGAGCAGCGCGGCTACGCGCGCACCGTCCGCACCGCGACCGAGCAGCTCCTCGCCATCGTCAACGAGATCCTCGACTTCTCGGCCATCGAGTCGGGGCGGCTCGAGCTCGAGCGCTCGGAGCTGGAGATCGCGGCCCTGCTCGGAGAGGTGGTCGACCTCTTCGCGGACCCCGCGCGCGAGCAGGACCTCATCCTGGCCGCGTGGAGCGAGGCGGACGTCCCGGCGCGCGTGTTCGGAGACTCCGGCCGCCTCCGCCACGTGCTCGTCAACCTGGTGGGCAACGCCCTGAAGTTCACCACCCACGGCGAGATCACGCTGTCGGTGACCCGGGGGGATCGCCCCGAGGTGCTGCGCTTCGAGGTGCGAGACACCGGCTGCGGCATCCCCCAGGGCCGCATCGAGGCGCTCTTCGCGCCCTTCGTGCAGGGCGACGCCTCGAGCCGCAAGCGCTTCGCGGGCACCGGCCTGGGCCTCGCCGTCGCGCGCCGCCTGACCGCGCTGATGGGCGGCGCGATGGGGGCCGAGAGCGACGTCGGTGAGGGCTCGCTCTTCTGGTTCACCGCGCGACTCCCGGAGGAGCGCTCCGAGACGCGACCGCCGCTCGAGGGCCGTGAGATCCGCGTCGCCGTGCGCGGCACGGCGGCGCTCGCCTTGTCGCACCACGTCGCGTGGCTCGGAGGCGACGCCCGACTCGTCCCGCCCGAATCGATCGATCCCGACGACCCCACGCCGACGCTCGTCGCGAGGGACACCCTCGACGCGCGGCGCGACGTTCGCGCGACCGCGATCCCGATCGACGTGTGCACCCTGCACCCCGAGGAGACGCGCCGGGCCCTGGCCTCTCTCTTCGAAGCCGAGCGCGCCTCGGGCGACACCCCTCCGCTGCGCCGGGGGCGCGTGCTGGTGGTGGAGGACAACGCCGTCAACCAGCGCGTGGCGGTGCGCATGCTCGAGCGCCTGGGTCTGCACGCCGACGTCGCGGCCAACGGCTTCGAGGCGCTGCGGGCGACGGAGCAGGTCCCCTACGACCTGGTCCTGATGGACTGCCAGATGCCGGAGATGGACGGCTTCGAGGCGACCGCCACCTTGCGCCTCCGCGAGGTGGGCCAGCCTCGACACACGGTGATCGCGGCGATGACGGCGAACGCGATGGCGGGGGATCGCGAGCGCTGCCTGGCCGCGGGGATGGACGACTACCTGAGCAAGCCCGTGGAGGAGCGCTCCCTCGTCACGCTCCTCGAGCGCTGGTTGCCGGACGCGCACATCGAGGCGCCCACGAGATCGGGAACCATGAACGTACAGACCACGACCCGCGCCATCGCCCCGCCCGCGCTCGACCCCGACGCGCTCGCGGAGCTGATGATGTTGCTCTCGGAGGTGGGAGCCGAAGCGCTGATGGACATCTTCGAGCTCTATCTCGACGACGCGCCGGAGAAGGTGGCGCGCATTCGAGAGCTGGCCGGCGCGCAGGATCACGTCACGCTCGCGCGCGCGGCCCACGCGCTGTGCGGGAGCAGCGCGAGCATCGGCGCGCGGCACCTCTCGGAGCTCTGCCGGACCCTGGAGAACGCCCCGATGGACGCGGATCACGCCACGATGGTCGACGCCATCGAGAGCGAGAGCCACCGCGTGCGCGAGGCGATCGAGGCGCAGATCGCCGAGCTGCGCTCGTCGGCCGCGTAGCGAATCAGTAGCTACGGCCAGAGCCAGGCGGCGCCGCGGACCCCGCTGCTGTCGCCGTGCGTGGGCGGGACGAGCCGCGTGCGCACCTCGTCGCTGAAGACCCACCGACCCCAGCGGGCGGGGATGGCCTCGTAGAGGTGTGCCATGCGCCCGACGCCTCCACCGAGCACGACGACGTGCGGGTCCAGCACGTTGATGACCATCGCCAGCGAGCGCGCGAAGCGATCGGCGTGACGCTCCAGCGTGGCTCGCGCCCCGGCGTCGCCCGCCGCCGCGCGCTCGGCGATCGCCGGGCCGTCGAGCGACTCCCCGGTCGCGCGCGCGTGGTCGGCCGCCAGCCCCGGGCCCGAGATCCACGTCTCGACGCAGCCGCGCAGGCCGCAGTAGCAGGCCGGCCCGGGGAGCTCGTCCGCGTCGGGCCACGGCAGCGCGTCGTGGCCCCACTCCCCCGCGATCGCGTTCGGCCCAGCGAGCAACCTGCCGTTTATGACCACCCCGGCGCCCGTGCCCGTGCCGGCGATGACGCCGAACACCGTCGGCGCCCCGGCCGCGGCGCCGTCGCTCGCCTCCGACAGCGCGAAGCAGTCGGCGTCGTTGGCCATCCGGACCTCGCGGCCGAGGGCCGTCGCGAGATCACGGTCGAGCGGGCGCCCGTTCAGGCAGGTGGTGTTCGAGTTGCGGAGCCGCCCGGTCGCGGGGGAGATGGCGCCTGGCGCGCCGACGCCGACCGTGCCCTCCCGCCCGAGCTCCGACTCGACGGCGCGCACGAGCCCGACGACCGCTCGGACGATCGCGTCGTACCCCTCGGCGGCCGGGGTCGGGACGCGACGGCGCGCGCGCGCCTCGCCGCCCTCGAGCGCGATGGCCTCGATCTTCGTGCCGCCGAGATCGACGCCGATCCTCACGGCAGCACCTCCAGGCGCGTCGGCTGCACGCTCGACGGCGCGCCGCGCGCGGCCGCGATCTCGGCGTCGCCGTACACCTCGAGGTAGTCGGGCCGGACGCCGCGACAGCGGGCCCGGTCGGCGCAACCTTCGCAGGCGGGCACATGAACCTGCGGCGTGAGCTTGCTGCCCTCGAGGTCGAAGAGATCATCGGGGGTGAGCACGCGGACGCGCTCCGCCGCCGGATCGTGCGCCCGATCCGCGTACGCCCCCAGCAGGCACCGTGGGAGGTGCAGCGAGCGCAGCGTCACGCCGAGCGCGTCGCCGACGTCGAACGCCTCGGCCATCACCTCCGCCACCCGCGTCATGCGGGGCAGCGACGCGATGGCGTCCCGGTTGCCGTCGGTGAGCGAGACCAGCCAGAGATCCGCGCGCCGCACGCCGCGCGCCTCGAGCCACCGGATGGCGTCCGGGAGGCGAGGCAAGGTGTCCGCTTTCAAGATCACGTCGGCCACGGGATCGAGGCCCGCCGCGGCGACGTGGCCGAGCCCCGCCACCATCGCGTCATAGGTGCCTGCGCGCCGGACGAGGGCCTCGTAGGGCTCACGCAGGTGCGTGTGGATGGAGACGTGGAACGTCGTGGCCCCCGCCTCCACGAGCCGCTCGAGGTTGGGGCGATGGGCGAACAGGAGCCCGTTCGACTGCACCTTGATGTCGCGGTAGCCGACCTGTCGCGCGGCCCTCACGAGCCCGAGCAGGTCGGTCCGGATGGTGGGCTCGCCGCCCGTGAAGCTCACGCGGTCGAAGCCCTCGGCGACGGCGGACTTCAGCGCGTCGAGCACGCGGCGGGTCGAGAGCGCGCGCCGACGCATCTCGGGCGTGATGGTGCAGTAGTCACACGCGAGGTTGCAGTCGTAGCCCAGGATGACGTCGAGGAGCGCCATGCCTCCGGAGCTTACCGTGGATGCGCGACCTTGACCGTGGCGCCGTGCCACCGATACCCTTCCCGTGCACGGAGGGCATGGGTTGAGCGTCGACGAGAACGAGCGGTTGGGACGGCGTGATGCGCTCTTGGGTATCGCCGCGACGATCTCCACCGTAGCGGTGGCGGGCGCGAGCGTCGGAGTCGGCCTCGGCAGCGCTCGAGCGGACGACCGCGCAGAGGCGGAGGCCTCCTCACCTCCCCCCGCCCAACCCGACCCTCTCCACGGCCTGCGGCAGCCCGACGAGGCGGTCCGCGCCCTCTTCGGCGACCTGCGGGGACGCGTGATCGAGGGCCACTGGCGAGTCGAGGCGGTGCACGCGGTCCGCGCCGGCGCCATCCCGGTGGTGCTCTCCATTCGCACCGGCGCGCGCTTCGCGGCGGAGGTCTTCCGCTGGGATGCGAGCGACCCGGAGCCGATCGGCCGCGCCGAGGGGCTCGCGCTGTACCTGGTCAACGGGGGCGACGGCCAGACCGCGACGGACGAGATGGCGGGGCTGGGCGTGCGCGCGCTCGGCCGGGCGCTCGACGCCCGGCTCGCGGAAGGCGCGTCGATCCCGCAGGGTCTGAGCACCCTCGGGGAGCGGTCCCGCGAGCACCCAGGCGGTGCGTTCCATGTGCCGACCTGATTCGGGCCGACCTGACTCGGGCCGGCCTGACACGGGCCGACCTGACGCTGGCCGACCTGTCCGGCTCGCCTGACGCGATGCCGGACGCCATCGAGCCGTCGCACGTCGCCCACCCGTCGGACGTCGCCGCGCGCGCTCAGCAGGGGGCGACGGCGCTCACCGTGTCGCTCTACGGGGCGCGGCCGCCGATCCACGACTTCCACGCGGGAGAGGGTGACTTCGCCCGCGCCCTGGCGACGATCTCGGCCGTCCGCGCTCACGGGCTGCGCGCCGTGGTCTGGACCGAGGTGACGCGCAGCAACGCACGCAGCCTGCGCGAGCTGCCGAGCCTGCTCCGAGCGCGGGGCGTCGCGCGGTGGGTGCTCGCCTGGCCGCGCGCGGAGGGCGCGGGCTTCACCTCCACCGTGCCGCGCTTCGGGCTCGCGGTCCCACCCACGCTCGCGGCCGTGAAGGCGGCGCGCGCCCTCGGCATCGACGTGCGCCTCGTCGGCTTCCCGCGCTGCGTGCTCGGCCCGTACTCCGAGCTGGCGGGCTCCGGCGGCGCCCAGCGCAGCTTCGACGCGCCGTGCGAGCGCTGCGGCGTCCGCGTGAAGTGCGCGGGCGTGGACGCCGCCTACCTCGCGCGCTTCGGCCCCGGGGAGCTGCACGCCATCGACGCGAAGCCCGAGGACGACGCTCCGCTGCGCGTCCTCCTGGTCGGCAGCGGGGGGCGCGCGCGGCGGCTCGCCGAGCGCCTCGGAGAGGTCTCCGGCCTCGCGCTGGTCGGCGTCACGTCGCCCAGCGCGGGCGGCGGAGGCTGGTGGGGCGCGGTCTCCGCGTTCGCCGAGCTGGACGAGGCGCTCGAGGCGACCCGACCCGACGCCGCCATCGTCGCCTGCGCGACGCCCGCGCATCGCGCCGCGGCCGAGGCCTGCGCGGCCCGGAGCGTCCCGGTCCTGCTCGAGAAGCCGGTCACGGCCCGCCCCGAGGACGCCGAAGCGCTCGCGGGCGCCTGGATCAGCTGCGCTCTGCAGGAGCTGTTCGAGCCCGGCCTGGCGCCGCTGCTCACCCGCGAGGGGGCGCTCCGCTGGAGCCGCCGCGTGCCCGCGGAGTCGCCCGACGCGCCGAGCTCGTGGCACCGGGGCGCGCTCTTCGAGACCCTTCACCACGCGCTCACCCTCCCCTGCGCGGCGCGAGGACCGGTCGAGGAGGTGCTGAGCGCGACCTTCGAGGGCGAGCGGCGACCGACCCGGGTCGCGGCGCGCCTCCGCCACGCACGGGGCGAGACCGAGATCGACCTGGACTTCGACAGCCCCGTGGACGTGGCCCAGTTTTTTTCGGGGGGGCTCGAGTGGCGCCGCGAGGGCCGGTCGATCACCCGCGAAGGCGCCCCCTTCGAGCGCGGCGGGGCGGCCGAGACCGAGATGCTCAGGGCATTCCAACACGCTGTGATCCATGGAGAATCTCCCCCCGTGCCGCTCGCGCTGGGGGTCGACGTGTTGCGCGCCACGGGGCGCCTGCTCGAGGCGCTTCTGGAGGCGGGCGCGCCCCTCGAGCCGGGCGATCGACCCAAGCAATCGTCGGTTCACACGTACCCAACGGAGGGCTCGCGCCGATGAGGTAGCCAGCCGGACGGAAAAGGCCGGCCCCGCGCGTTGCCGAACGACCCGCGATTCCGTACCGTTGTCTCGGAGATTTTCGATGGAGAACCACGCCCTTCAGCCCGCCGCGCCGCCGCAGGACCCCCGCCTCGGGATGGTCTTGCAGGAGCGCTACCGGATCGTGCGCAAGCTCGGCGACGGCGGCATGGGCGCCGTCTACGAGGGCGAGCACGTCCTGATCAAGCGGCGGGTGGCCATCAAGGTCCTCCACGCTCAGTTCGCGCAGAACCCCGAGATCGTCGCGCGCTTCCAGCGTGAGGCCGAGGCGGCGACCTCGATCGGGCACCCGAACATCATCGAGGTCACGGACATGGGCCGCTTCCCGGACGGGACGGCCTACATGGTGCTCGAGTTCCTCGAGGGGCGGGACTGGTCGCACGACATCGAGTCGGCGGGCCCGCAGCCGCTCGGCAAGGTGGTGCACATCCTCACCCAGGTCTGCGACGCGCTCACCGCCGCGCACGCCAAGGGCATCGTGCACCGCGACCTCAAGCCCGAGAACATCTTCCTCATCGAGCGGCGCAACGATCCGAACTTCGCCAAGGTGCTCGACTTCGGCATCTCGAA
This window of the Sandaracinaceae bacterium genome carries:
- a CDS encoding radical SAM protein — translated: MLTEEVHASGVADARAGDAAADGTAADGTAAEGKVAQHEAAAHEKRNWVRLTYDCNNKCIFCLDMDVHDGENRAAEEVKQQILDGRRKGATRLILSGGEPTIHPRYLDFIKLGRLAGYRRIQTVTNGRLFAYQEFLDRCLEAGLQEITFSLHGPNARIHDALVGVKGAFEQESAGLRRALDDGRPIVNVDIVINRGNVKVLPEMLETFYGWGVREFDLLQVVPFGNAFRDGRDVLFYDLEEAAPYVRQALEFSTRPDVHVWLNRFPPPHLEGFEHLIQDPYKLNDEVRGRKEEFERQLERGEPLDCRDPDRCQYCYLEQLCDVLEDAQHTQHAHTFSRLRLDTRWEASLGPVYGGDPASAKKARERPSDGKARLPVLGGVGATLEHLPLAERAARAGVERFWVIAADVEDARAALEGYDAPALELELDDYAGLGESALPVVKATAKTVAQAEALLAIDAPFEVEVLLTRETGAWLEALDAVPARLALRQPTYERLTEASDHDLDLPAFFSRFTARFTGEVPVEGVPACVLGRAPRLPPKTFDAAMTRPDGRLEIFRYAKRYILAHYRSKSLRCRQCVHDATCEGAHINQVRAHGYAMLEPVLPAGLTASGT
- a CDS encoding radical SAM protein codes for the protein MSHVLVVHPPVTIARAFIDYPYFADLGAVQLAGALRAGSDVTLIDAYAMPRSTLFWRRDERGHLGAPVDDVLQAASEAAPFDAVVVCVTPFHRPPHRDDVLAAVLRGLRAIAPEAFLLLADAYQSGQHYVESDAVLDAYPEADAWVKYEGERTVPAVIEARAVGVHRGARPELDALPLPAWDLVDLDAHDRFRARVVERSGRAAFQFPIDGRTLPAVTSRGCPFRCAHCSSNPDRVGDEPKTQRRFSEASLRARVAQLAELGATRVAFLDELINVRASHFDAVLDAVEAHDLAFEVPNGYRADYLGRAHLARMKGRVTTVSVSAESGDQRVLDEIVGKQLDLEDIARVAEDAHAEGVPLMVHWIIGMPGETAAEVNRTLEMALDLYDRFGAEPAVQYATPLPGTRLAEGRTLPVVDDWGPCFQTTPTQPEALDAETLEKFRWTFDKRLAASRGPEKLIVNVTYTCNNHCTFCAVGTRTQVDGHPTRQREYLDAYRERGVTMVDFDGGEPTLNPELVPLIKHARAVGYERVNVTTNGRRCAYDAYAKGLVTSGLTTLLFSVHGPDARIHAQQVGVAEAFAQTTEGVRRCLAHAPPGVELGMNVTITKGNHDKQEEMTQLAWDLGLRWLNVQFLTPFGRATKWVAPDTRAAAERTMRVIDRWKDRMKIQVINLPFCFMPGYEAHLEGDLAKLGRHMVFVNNETVNLAAYLAERRTREPVCEGCAHACFCGGFYQLDDAPEPPWLIAPEDLVRPIRPA
- a CDS encoding ATP-binding protein; protein product: MTAPAPPEPSLDGRPALRGAMRAPISLGAIGFVAAAAGTGFLAATPWLWLTLAGAAAFASFWAPRRGAPLGFGLTAALTAIGLALDADDVTVALAHAALLALPVPYLARWQRRPDRWLLTGAATGGLAFVFLWRGDLPWLAGLPLTAALASGVRFAFRVDREAAAYDAALGAAQRRITTLEEDALVLAEAAAGAAHAKAEFVANVSHEVRTPMNAVMGMTGLLLGTSLDAEQRGYARTVRTATEQLLAIVNEILDFSAIESGRLELERSELEIAALLGEVVDLFADPAREQDLILAAWSEADVPARVFGDSGRLRHVLVNLVGNALKFTTHGEITLSVTRGDRPEVLRFEVRDTGCGIPQGRIEALFAPFVQGDASSRKRFAGTGLGLAVARRLTALMGGAMGAESDVGEGSLFWFTARLPEERSETRPPLEGREIRVAVRGTAALALSHHVAWLGGDARLVPPESIDPDDPTPTLVARDTLDARRDVRATAIPIDVCTLHPEETRRALASLFEAERASGDTPPLRRGRVLVVEDNAVNQRVAVRMLERLGLHADVAANGFEALRATEQVPYDLVLMDCQMPEMDGFEATATLRLREVGQPRHTVIAAMTANAMAGDRERCLAAGMDDYLSKPVEERSLVTLLERWLPDAHIEAPTRSGTMNVQTTTRAIAPPALDPDALAELMMLLSEVGAEALMDIFELYLDDAPEKVARIRELAGAQDHVTLARAAHALCGSSASIGARHLSELCRTLENAPMDADHATMVDAIESESHRVREAIEAQIAELRSSAA
- a CDS encoding ROK family protein, giving the protein MRIGVDLGGTKIEAIALEGGEARARRRVPTPAAEGYDAIVRAVVGLVRAVESELGREGTVGVGAPGAISPATGRLRNSNTTCLNGRPLDRDLATALGREVRMANDADCFALSEASDGAAAGAPTVFGVIAGTGTGAGVVINGRLLAGPNAIAGEWGHDALPWPDADELPGPACYCGLRGCVETWISGPGLAADHARATGESLDGPAIAERAAAGDAGARATLERHADRFARSLAMVINVLDPHVVVLGGGVGRMAHLYEAIPARWGRWVFSDEVRTRLVPPTHGDSSGVRGAAWLWP
- a CDS encoding radical SAM protein, with product MALLDVILGYDCNLACDYCTITPEMRRRALSTRRVLDALKSAVAEGFDRVSFTGGEPTIRTDLLGLVRAARQVGYRDIKVQSNGLLFAHRPNLERLVEAGATTFHVSIHTHLREPYEALVRRAGTYDAMVAGLGHVAAAGLDPVADVILKADTLPRLPDAIRWLEARGVRRADLWLVSLTDGNRDAIASLPRMTRVAEVMAEAFDVGDALGVTLRSLHLPRCLLGAYADRAHDPAAERVRVLTPDDLFDLEGSKLTPQVHVPACEGCADRARCRGVRPDYLEVYGDAEIAAARGAPSSVQPTRLEVLP
- a CDS encoding Gfo/Idh/MocA family oxidoreductase — its product is MPDAIEPSHVAHPSDVAARAQQGATALTVSLYGARPPIHDFHAGEGDFARALATISAVRAHGLRAVVWTEVTRSNARSLRELPSLLRARGVARWVLAWPRAEGAGFTSTVPRFGLAVPPTLAAVKAARALGIDVRLVGFPRCVLGPYSELAGSGGAQRSFDAPCERCGVRVKCAGVDAAYLARFGPGELHAIDAKPEDDAPLRVLLVGSGGRARRLAERLGEVSGLALVGVTSPSAGGGGWWGAVSAFAELDEALEATRPDAAIVACATPAHRAAAEACAARSVPVLLEKPVTARPEDAEALAGAWISCALQELFEPGLAPLLTREGALRWSRRVPAESPDAPSSWHRGALFETLHHALTLPCAARGPVEEVLSATFEGERRPTRVAARLRHARGETEIDLDFDSPVDVAQFFSGGLEWRREGRSITREGAPFERGGAAETEMLRAFQHAVIHGESPPVPLALGVDVLRATGRLLEALLEAGAPLEPGDRPKQSSVHTYPTEGSRR